The following is a genomic window from Streptomyces chrestomyceticus JCM 4735.
TGCCGCCCAGGCCGGCCAGGGCGGGGACGTACATGCCGTCGTAGTCGACGAGGCGGAAGGTGCCGTCGCCCGCGACCAGCAGGTTGCCGTGCTGGAGGTCCCCGTGGGCGATGCCGTGTGCCGACAGGTCCCGGGTCAGCGCCTCGAACCGGTCCGCCAGCCCGCTGACGGCCGAGCGGTCGGCGTGGTGGGTGTCGAGCCAGGCGGACAGCGTCACGGCTTCGATCCAGTCCATCTTGAGGACGGGGTAGCGGTCCGTGCCGACCCGAACGGCGTCGGGGAGATACTCGAAGCCCAGTTTCCACGGCTGGGAGAGCCCGGCCGGGTCCAGCAGCGCCAGGCGGGAGCTGATCGCCTCGTAACGCTGCTCCTGGTCCGGGACGTGGCGGGTGAAGCACTTGACGGCGTACCGCTGCCCCGAGACGGCGGACGTCAGCGAGAAGACGCTCGCGAAGGCGCCGGAGACGGCCCGGGGCAGGCCGAGTCTGGTCAGTTCGGTCCGGGCGCCCTTCAGTTCGGGGTGCTGGAAGCACAACTGGGTGTGCTGCAAGGCCTCCGCGTAGGCGGCACCGCTGGGGAACTGCCGCTGCGGGCCGGTGGGCGGGCCCACGGTCACCGCCCTTCGAAGTCGATCCGCACGACGGCCACGTCGTCGTTGCGCAGCTGCCGGCGTTCCCTGAGGCCGTCCAGCCAGGTGCGGAAGGCGCCCAGGTCGTCGGGGCCGGAGAAGTCCAGGAGTTCGCGTACGGCGCCGGCCCGGTCGGCGGCCGTCAGGAACCACGCGGCCAGCGCGTCGGTCATCAGGAACAGCCGGTCGCCGGGCTCGCACCGCCCCCGGGCGAACCGGGCGCGGCGGGCCAGCAGGACGGCGTCGTGGTTGCGGCTGCCGAACAGGTCGGGGGCGGTGCCGAAGGCGTCGGCCGTCGCCACGGGGAACGCCTGGAGCAGCCGGTCGTCACGTAGCTGGAACAGGCAGCTGTCCCCAAGGGCGGCGGCCTGCCATCGCCAGGCCGCCGACTCGCACGCGACAGGGTCGGGGGCGGGTCCAGGGCCGGGGTCAGGGTCGATGCGTACGGTGAGCAGGGTCGCGTACGCGCCCTCGGCGAGCTTGGTGTGCTCGTACCACTTCAGCGGGCGCCCGTCCGCGACGCGCGCCCGCGTGTACGCCGCGAGCCAGGGCTCCCACCGTGCCACGGCCGACGACGCGAACGCTGCGAACGCGGCGCCGCCCGCGAGCAGTTCGGGGCACTCCATGGCCTGCTCGGCCGCCGTGCGGGACAGCAGCCGGGCCCAGTCCTTGGCCAGGGCGCTCTCCGTCGCCCCGTCGCACACCCCGGCGGCGAGCGGCCCCAGCAGCATGTCGTCGTGCGCACAGCCCGGGAGCACGGCGACCGCGTCCTCGCATTCCGCCTCCGTGCTCCCGTACTTGGGAGCCACGAGGTGCGTGACGTACACGCAGGAGAGCGACGTGGTCACCGCAGTTCGGTGGCGCGGGTGCCGATGTCGAGGAACTGGACGACCGAGGTGATGTCCGCGTTGTAGACGAAGCCTCGGGTGGTCTCGCTGACCCGCTGCCCCTGCGAGGCGGCGTACGAACGCATGTGGCCGGGCAGCGGGCTCGACATGGCGAAGAGGGTGCGGGCGTAGCTGTCGGGGAGCCCGTCGGCCGTGTCGGGGAAGGCGGTGGGCGTTCCCCCGGCGGCGGAGACGTGCAGGTTGAACAGCAGGGCGGCGCCGTCTGCCGTGGCGTGTGAGGTGACGGCCTCGGCGGCCGCGCTGGGCTCACCGTCGGTCGACTCGCCGTCCGTGAGGTTGATGACGATCGGCGGGAAACCGGCCGGGTAGCGCTCGGTCCAGCCGGCCACCAGGTTCGCGGCGTACCGCAGGGCCCGGTTCATCGGCGTACCGCCGCTGGCCACCGGGTCCATCCACAGCGGGAAGTTGACCGTCGTCTCCACCAGGCCGCCCGCGCCGTCGGGCACCCGCTTGCTCCGCTCGTCGACCCGGGCCGGGTGGTCCGCCACCTCGCTGAGGGGAACGATGTCCCGGCCCGCGAGCGGACCGGCGAACGCCGAGCCGACGGTGGCGCCGTAGCCGATGACGGCGACGTGGAAGTAGTCCCGGACGCCTTCCTCCTTGGCGCACTTGACCGACAGTTCGGTGAGGAGCCGGTTGATGGCGTCGGCGACGACATCGGCCTTCTGCTGCGGGATTTCCCCGCCGATGGGGTCGCTCATCGAGGTCGACTGGTCGACGAGGAAGATGATGCTCGTCGGATTGCTGCGGCTGATCTCGGCCGTGTACGGCACGGTGCGCTCCCGGCGGGTGGCGAAGGCGAGGAAGACGGGGAGGACAAGGCCGAGGACGCGGGTCCCTGCCGGGCGCCGCTCTCACAAGTTCTCACTTCTGCGAGATCCCCCCACGAGATCCCCCGGGGCATCGTAGTACCGGAGCTTCGGCGTACGGGCGGGAACGGCCGAAGTGGTCCCGGTGGCGCAGGGCAGGGCCACTGTTTCGCGCTGGCCGTGTGGGTACGTGGATACGCGGGCGCGAGGGGAAAGTCGTGTTCCCGCCCATTTCCTTCGCCTGCTGTCTCGGGCGGCCCGTTCATGACGCTCGGCCCATGACATCTGTCATACCCGGGCGATGGGGGTCTCACTATCGGGCGCACCGCCCCGGCGCGCATCGTGACCCTTCGTGAACGGTGTCGGCGAAGGCAAGCGGAAGGACCAACCGGATAAAGGCGTTGCGGATGGCGGACGAGCACGGGTGGTTGTAGGGCTGTACGGGAGGTGAGCGGTGTGCCCCCGTCCGGCCGTACGGAAGCTGAACGGCGCCACCCGCCACGGCCGTTCAGCGGACGAGCCGGAACAGGTCGTACAGATCATCGGTGGTACGGGCCGCCGCCAGCATCCGGCGGAAGCCCGGGTGGGCGGTGTGGCGGGCGAGGACGGAGTAGGCACGTGCGCAGTCGGTGTCGCGGAGCTTGCGGGGGCCGCGAGGAGGAACACGTCGCGGACCGGGCGGTCGTCGGCGCCGCGCCAGCCGAGTTCGGGCGGTATCCGTGCGAAGGCGGCCGCCGGGCCGTTGACCGCCCGGCTTTGGGCGGCCAGCAGGGCGATGCCGTGGAAGCCGTTGGCGCCCTGTGTCATGCGCAGGCGTACCGCGCGGACGAAGGCGCGGACGTCGCCGAGGGCCCCGGCGGCGTGCAGGCCGCCGGCCAGGGATTCGAGGAGTTCGTCCCGGGTGGCGGCCTGCGCGCGGGGGTGGATGTGCCGTTTGTCCAGGTAGTCGGCGAGGCTGCCGGTGCCG
Proteins encoded in this region:
- a CDS encoding PTS sugar transporter subunit IIA; amino-acid sequence: MTRARTVAGGTGSLADYLDKRHIHPRAQAATRDELLESLAGGLHAAGALGDVRAFVRAVRLRMTQGANGFHGIALLAAQSRAVNGPAAAFARIPPELGWRGADDRPVRDVFLLAAPASSATPTAHVPTPSSPATPPTRASAGCWRRPVPPMICTTCSGSSAERPWRVAPFSFRTAGRGHTAHLPYSPTTTRARPPSATPLSGWSFRLPSPTPFTKGHDARRGGAPDSETPIARV
- a CDS encoding vWA domain-containing protein, which gives rise to MPYTAEISRSNPTSIIFLVDQSTSMSDPIGGEIPQQKADVVADAINRLLTELSVKCAKEEGVRDYFHVAVIGYGATVGSAFAGPLAGRDIVPLSEVADHPARVDERSKRVPDGAGGLVETTVNFPLWMDPVASGGTPMNRALRYAANLVAGWTERYPAGFPPIVINLTDGESTDGEPSAAAEAVTSHATADGAALLFNLHVSAAGGTPTAFPDTADGLPDSYARTLFAMSSPLPGHMRSYAASQGQRVSETTRGFVYNADITSVVQFLDIGTRATELR